ATCTACATGCACTGCTGGAATCCTAGAGGCATAAAATGTGGTTGGCCACAGATTCGTATTTGCTGTCTTCTTTAAACATGGCCCACATGGGTTTTCATTCACCACAGCCTTAATGAAGCTGAACCATAAGCCAttttgggaagttgtggcctaatggttagagagttggacttgcaatcgaagggttgtgacttcgagtcttgggccggcaggaattgtaggtggggggagtgcatgtacagcgctctctccaccctcaataccacgacttaggtgcccttgagcaaggcatcgaacccccaactgctccccaggcgccacagcataaatggctgcccactgcgggtgtgtgttcactgctctgtgtgtgtacattaaaTGTGTGgttaaattctgagtatgggtcaccatgcttggctgaatgtcacgtcactctttttttcttttttattccttTGTTAACTACATGAAACCTGGAGTTGTATGGGAATCTTCAGGATTAAAACAAAGTGGACCTCGAAGACACAACACTGCTGAAATGTTTAGACAGCAGCAACAGCTTAGACATGTTATGTCTAACATCAACAAGTGAAGACTATTATTTTGACAAATTTTGAGGTTTTGTTTCAGGTGTATCACATCAAAGCAAAAAGACTTAGGCTTTGGATAACATGAAAATGTTAGCCAGGAACCAAGTGAACTAGCTGTGATTCAACATTTTGAAGGCTGTATTCATAGTGTTATCCCCATTATTTTACTGCAACTATTaattatctaaataattatagttttctattttattatatttgaatgaaaAGTATAGGAAAAAAGAAACATCTTTTGTACCATTATCTTTTTTGTAACaagttcttttctttttatttgtgtgtcCCAGGGTCCCATGCAAACAGAAGTCCATCTCTGAAAGCTACTCCACAAATTCACCATCGTGAACGACGCTGCTCCTGTGAAAACCTGAAGGACAAAGAATGCGTGTACTTTTGCCACATAGGAATCGTATGGGTCGATACACCCAGGTACATCACCCAAACATTGATTTGTGTATGTCTTTGTACAATGCATTGTGTAAAGAGGAGAGAAGTGCAGGTTGAGATCTGTTGGGGACTGATGCTGGTAACCTGTACACTCTGAAAGCACGTATCTGGTTGTATTTAAGTGTGTGGTCTCTTTAATGTGGCCCACGCATGGAGACCTGAGGACAGGCAGGCTGCCTTTGGTGAAAAACAACCCAGAAACCTAAGATTTAGGGTCTGGCTCTCAGGAAGTGAATCCCAGTCAAAATTCTAATTCGAATAAGCACAAGGCTTTTGGTTCTGTTCATGACTTCGAAAAGAGTTCTACATTGTCCACaagaacacacatacatacatatatatatatatatatatatatatatatatatatttgcagcaTTTATCCAGTTGTTGACTGCTTGTCTAgatgagtttatttttaaatgatttatatattaaaatctacATTAAAAACTCTTTTTCAGTCAGGTCATTCCCTATGGTGTGGGTTCACTTCAAATGCGTGTAAGACGAGATGTGGTGCGATGCCATTGCACAGACAAGAGAGATAAGAAGTGTTTGCAGTTTTGCTCTTACTTGGATCTCCAGCAAAAGTGAGTGTCATTACTAAATTCACTGTATTTGACACACATTGTGGCAGATGGATTGTTTTACTGATGCACTACTTGGTATTCTTTTTCAGAGATGAAAATGCCTCAGTCAAAAGGTCCCATCCCAGAGAACAATACAAGTATAGATTGCCCCAGAGACCAAGGTGGCACAATCCAATACAAACAACCtgagagaaatgaaaaaaagCTATGTAGTAACTTCATAATTGTAGTAATagtatattattactatttaggCCGCAAGTCTGGCCATGTGTCTGAATATGTGAGCTGTGAATGGTTTACATAGTACGCTATTAGACATCATTTCAATTACTTTGACTTTTCATGAAATGCTAGCATCTCAACAGTGACAGTACATGAAGCAAATAGGAGTGATACTGTATATTATCGAACTGTCAGTGTTTTGTAGAATACTGTTAAACTATCGCTTCTTAttgacatttaatatatattgtttgatattttcagtttattttgatTCCGTATAGTAAGTACATTTGGATATTTATTGAGAACAATAGCGACTTTTGGGCACTTTATGTTTGATAATCATACAAGTTGGCTTTGGGTA
The Carassius auratus strain Wakin chromosome 31, ASM336829v1, whole genome shotgun sequence DNA segment above includes these coding regions:
- the LOC113051057 gene encoding endothelin-1-like produces the protein MDFSFLFFISVVVIILEQQGSHANRSPSLKATPQIHHRERRCSCENLKDKECVYFCHIGIVWVDTPSQVIPYGVGSLQMRVRRDVVRCHCTDKRDKKCLQFCSYLDLQQKDENASVKRSHPREQYKYRLPQRPRWHNPIQTT